From Candidatus Pedobacter colombiensis, one genomic window encodes:
- a CDS encoding MBG domain-containing protein, producing MNGYLYRCVATGTTAPAATSNTVTLTITTPVAIASPASPTINSGTTTSIALTSTPTGATFAWIAATVSGTVNGASANSGTSIAQTLTGSGVVNYTVTPTLNGCTGSPITVTVKINAIPTDITLSSNTINSGVPANSVVGNLSTTDADVSDTFTYSLIAGTGSIDNASFIITGNQLKILAIPNYSTKSSYSVRIRTTDSNGATFDKAFTIGVNDITPPTVVSLNRNSSTPTNATVISYTLTFSKNVTGVDITDFTIISTGSSSGFISSISGTGNSYQITIQGVSGNGTIGLNLNNSGTGIMDTSSNPLTGGFTGQEYTIEQVVPTITSTGTLTALTTAYGTASNSTSFTVAASNMTSGVLVTAPTGFEVSIDNVNFGNSVTLGTSGSISGTIYARLKSSSNADNYFGNIQLASPGATTLNVAIPLSNVNTAPLTIRADNQTKVYGASMPTLTASYNGFVNGDTQASLITQPILTTTATSASSVAGSPYTIIASGAVSSNYTISYIPGNLSITAAPLTITADNQTKVYGAAVPILTASYSAFVNGDTQASLITQPILTTTATSASSVAGSPYTITASGAVSSNYAISYIPGNLSITAAPLTIRADNQTKVYGASMPTLTASYNGFANGDTRASLITQPTLSTTATAASPVAGSPYLIIASGAASNNYTISYVPGALSVTAAPLTIKADNQTKVYGANVPTLTASYSGFINGDTQASLITQPILTTTATSASSVAASPYTITANGAVSSNYTISYAPGVLSVTAAPLTITVDNQTKEYGAAVPTLTASYSAFVNGDTQASLTTQPILTTTATSASSVAGSPYTITASGAVSSNYAISYAPGALSVTAAPLTIKADNQTKVYGAAVPTLTASYSGFVNGDTQASLTTQPTLSTTATIVSSVASSPYTITASGAVSSNYTISYAPGALSVTAAPLTITADNQEKFVGAANPTLTPSYSGFALGETSAVVSTKPVLTTTATTSSPIGNYPIKAAGAIAANYTISYVEGVLKIKPGAPTSITLAAIPLFENRPIGTNAGTLSSTSDDPSATFTYTIVAGAGDTDNALFTISNDKVNTNAILDYETKAIYSIRVRSTTQYGQSLEKVFTIAVIDVNEAPTLATINNQNICYTTATQSIALTGISAGPETWQTTMLSVSSNNAGLFESLTVTGTGATGIVNYKAKTGTSGTASVTVTVKDNGGTANGGIDTYSRTFVITINALPVVSINSEKGAQISKGEKALLSATGGATYQWTPNNSIQNGQSTATIEVRPKETTTYTVTVTNASGCTETKSFTLTVLHDLVKIKANNILSPNGDGYNDKWVIDNIDMYPNNEVKIFDKSGRFIYGKKGYDNSWDATLNGLPLAEGTYYYIIDFGTDRRIFKGYITVTRSEQTR from the coding sequence ATGAATGGTTATCTATATCGCTGTGTAGCAACAGGAACCACAGCCCCCGCTGCTACTTCAAATACTGTGACACTTACTATAACCACCCCCGTTGCCATCGCAAGTCCGGCTTCTCCAACAATCAATAGTGGGACCACAACAAGCATTGCACTCACTTCAACCCCAACAGGAGCCACCTTCGCATGGATAGCCGCCACCGTAAGCGGAACAGTAAATGGAGCTTCTGCTAATTCTGGCACTTCAATTGCGCAAACACTTACAGGCTCAGGCGTAGTGAACTATACTGTAACACCAACCCTCAATGGTTGCACCGGCAGTCCAATCACTGTAACTGTTAAAATTAATGCTATCCCAACAGATATTACGCTTTCCTCTAATACCATAAATAGCGGAGTCCCTGCAAACTCAGTTGTTGGAAATTTAAGCACGACAGATGCTGATGTTTCAGACACCTTCACCTACAGCCTTATTGCCGGAACTGGCAGTATAGACAATGCCTCATTTATAATTACCGGTAACCAACTAAAGATCTTGGCCATTCCGAATTATAGTACAAAATCAAGCTATAGCGTCAGAATTCGAACCACGGACAGCAATGGTGCAACCTTTGATAAAGCATTTACCATTGGTGTAAATGACATTACTCCACCTACAGTTGTTTCCCTGAACCGCAATAGCAGTACACCAACAAATGCTACTGTTATTTCTTACACCTTAACTTTCTCCAAAAACGTTACAGGTGTAGACATCACTGACTTTACCATAATTTCAACGGGCAGCAGTTCTGGATTTATTAGCAGTATTTCCGGTACAGGAAATAGCTATCAGATTACAATACAAGGTGTTTCAGGAAACGGAACCATCGGGCTTAATTTAAACAATTCCGGTACAGGAATCATGGATACTTCATCAAACCCACTTACGGGTGGTTTTACGGGACAAGAATATACCATAGAACAAGTTGTTCCAACAATTACTTCAACAGGCACATTAACGGCACTAACCACTGCTTACGGTACCGCATCAAACTCTACAAGCTTTACGGTTGCAGCTTCAAACATGACTAGCGGGGTATTAGTTACAGCTCCTACCGGTTTTGAGGTTAGTATTGATAATGTAAATTTTGGGAACTCCGTAACTCTGGGTACATCCGGATCCATATCAGGCACCATTTACGCTCGATTGAAAAGCTCAAGCAATGCCGACAATTACTTCGGAAACATCCAGTTAGCAAGTCCAGGAGCTACAACACTTAATGTGGCTATACCATTAAGTAACGTAAATACAGCTCCATTAACCATTAGGGCCGATAACCAAACCAAAGTATATGGGGCAAGTATGCCTACGTTAACCGCCAGCTACAATGGTTTTGTAAATGGAGATACACAAGCCAGCTTAATCACGCAACCAATACTGACCACAACAGCAACTTCAGCTTCATCAGTTGCAGGTAGCCCATATACAATCATAGCAAGTGGCGCAGTAAGTAGTAACTACACCATTAGCTACATTCCAGGCAATTTGTCAATTACCGCAGCGCCTTTAACCATTACTGCGGATAACCAAACCAAAGTATATGGTGCAGCTGTGCCTATATTAACTGCCAGTTATTCCGCTTTTGTTAACGGTGATACACAAGCCAGCTTAATTACACAACCAATACTGACCACAACAGCAACCTCAGCTTCATCAGTTGCAGGTAGCCCATATACAATTACGGCAAGTGGCGCAGTAAGTAGTAACTATGCCATCAGCTACATTCCAGGCAATTTGTCAATTACCGCAGCGCCATTAACCATTAGGGCTGATAACCAAACCAAAGTATATGGGGCAAGTATGCCTACGTTAACGGCCAGCTACAATGGTTTTGCAAATGGAGATACACGAGCCAGCTTAATCACGCAACCAACGCTAAGTACAACAGCAACTGCAGCCTCTCCAGTTGCGGGTAGCCCGTACCTGATTATCGCAAGTGGCGCAGCAAGTAACAACTACACCATTAGCTATGTCCCTGGTGCTTTATCAGTTACCGCAGCACCTTTAACCATTAAGGCGGATAACCAAACTAAAGTATATGGTGCAAATGTGCCTACATTAACTGCTAGTTATTCCGGTTTTATAAATGGAGATACACAAGCCAGCTTAATTACACAACCAATACTGACCACAACAGCAACTTCAGCTTCTTCGGTTGCAGCAAGCCCATATACAATTACAGCAAATGGTGCAGTAAGTAGTAACTATACCATCAGCTATGCGCCAGGTGTTTTATCAGTTACTGCAGCACCTTTAACCATTACCGTAGATAACCAAACTAAGGAATATGGCGCAGCTGTACCTACATTAACTGCTAGTTATTCCGCTTTTGTTAACGGTGATACACAAGCCAGCTTAACCACGCAACCAATACTGACCACAACAGCAACCTCAGCTTCTTCGGTTGCAGGTAGCCCATATACAATTACCGCAAGTGGTGCAGTAAGTAGTAACTATGCCATCAGCTATGCGCCCGGTGCTTTATCGGTTACTGCAGCACCATTAACCATTAAGGCAGATAACCAAACTAAAGTATATGGCGCAGCTGTGCCTACATTAACTGCTAGTTATTCCGGTTTTGTAAATGGAGATACACAAGCAAGTTTAACCACGCAACCCACACTAAGTACAACAGCTACCATAGTTTCTTCGGTTGCAAGTAGCCCATATACAATTACAGCAAGCGGTGCAGTAAGTAGCAACTACACCATTAGCTATGCACCCGGTGCACTATCTGTTACTGCAGCACCATTAACCATTACAGCAGACAATCAGGAAAAATTTGTCGGAGCAGCCAATCCTACATTAACCCCAAGCTATAGCGGTTTTGCACTAGGCGAAACCAGTGCAGTAGTTAGCACCAAACCAGTGTTGACCACTACGGCAACAACAAGCAGTCCTATTGGCAATTACCCAATTAAAGCTGCCGGTGCAATAGCGGCCAACTACACCATTAGTTATGTAGAAGGGGTTTTAAAAATAAAACCTGGTGCACCAACCAGTATTACATTAGCTGCAATACCACTATTTGAAAATAGGCCAATAGGAACCAATGCAGGTACTCTGAGTAGTACTTCTGATGATCCTTCTGCAACTTTTACTTATACCATCGTTGCAGGAGCCGGAGATACTGACAATGCTTTATTTACCATTAGCAATGACAAAGTCAACACCAATGCGATCCTTGATTATGAAACCAAGGCCATTTACAGCATCCGCGTAAGGAGTACAACTCAATATGGCCAGAGTCTGGAGAAAGTCTTTACCATCGCTGTAATTGATGTAAACGAAGCGCCAACATTGGCAACAATCAACAATCAAAATATCTGCTACACTACAGCAACGCAATCAATAGCCTTAACTGGCATCAGTGCCGGTCCTGAGACTTGGCAAACGACCATGCTAAGTGTAAGCAGCAACAATGCCGGCTTATTTGAAAGCTTAACAGTAACCGGTACCGGTGCTACAGGTATAGTCAACTATAAAGCTAAAACCGGCACATCAGGAACAGCTTCAGTTACAGTAACTGTTAAAGATAATGGCGGAACAGCTAACGGTGGTATAGATACCTACAGCAGAACTTTTGTGATCACCATAAATGCGCTGCCGGTTGTGTCTATCAACAGCGAAAAAGGAGCTCAAATCAGTAAAGGTGAAAAAGCACTGCTAAGCGCTACCGGTGGAGCTACCTATCAATGGACACCTAATAACAGCATCCAAAATGGTCAAAGCACAGCCACTATTGAGGTAAGACCAAAAGAAACCACAACCTATACGGTAACAGTGACCAATGCAAGTGGATGTACGGAGACTAAATCCTTTACTTTAACGGTACTCCATGATCTGGTTAAAATTAAGGCCAACAACATCCTCTCGCCAAATGGTGATGGGTATAACGATAAATGGGTGATTGACAACATTGACATGTACCCGAATAACGAGGTTAAGATCTTTGACAAGTCTGGTCGCTTTATCTATGGTAAAAAAGGCTATGACAATAGCTGGGATGCCACACTCAATGGCTTGCCATTAGCTGAAGGAACCTATTATTACATTATTGATTTTGGAACCGACAGGCGTATATTCAAAGGTTACATCACTGTAACAAGATCAGAACAAACCCGTTAA
- a CDS encoding nucleotide sugar dehydrogenase, with amino-acid sequence MSAAKKPHIAIIGLGYVGLPLAIEFAKQYQVLGFDINETRIKDLSENKDITKEADLTALQEVLGKGLTLSSDVSLLKDCNVYIVTVPTPIDQYKAPDLKPLLGATEMLAKHLSKGDIVIYESTVYPGCTEEDCVPVLEKYSGLKYNIDFYCGYSPERINPGDKVNTLTKIMKVTSGSTPEVADWIDGLYSSIITAGTHKAPSIKVAEASKAIENAQRDVNISFVNELALIFDKMDIDTADVIAAAGTKWNFLKYKPGLVGGHCIGVDPYYLAYKSNALGYSPQVILSGRRVNENMGVFVASKVVKMLIAKGSSVKGEKALILGFAFKENCPDVRNTKVIDIYTELQQFGMEVHVYDPWAIADEVQEEYGIMLEQNLDEKDYKAIIIAVAHNEFLNLDYAAYKQNGAIIFDTKSFIDRRFADARL; translated from the coding sequence ATGTCAGCAGCAAAAAAGCCACACATTGCCATCATCGGTTTAGGGTACGTTGGGTTACCTTTAGCCATCGAGTTTGCCAAGCAATATCAAGTACTTGGTTTTGATATCAATGAAACCCGGATAAAAGATCTTTCTGAAAATAAGGATATTACCAAAGAAGCAGATTTAACTGCATTGCAGGAAGTGCTTGGTAAGGGACTTACCCTTTCTTCTGATGTCAGCTTATTGAAAGATTGTAATGTTTATATTGTTACGGTTCCTACACCGATTGATCAGTATAAAGCTCCCGACTTAAAGCCACTTTTAGGGGCTACAGAAATGCTGGCAAAGCACCTGTCTAAAGGCGATATTGTGATTTACGAATCTACCGTTTATCCAGGCTGTACCGAAGAGGATTGTGTTCCGGTACTGGAAAAATATTCCGGTCTAAAATATAACATAGATTTTTACTGTGGTTATTCACCGGAAAGGATCAATCCTGGCGATAAGGTAAATACGCTGACAAAAATCATGAAAGTGACTTCGGGTTCTACTCCTGAAGTGGCAGATTGGATTGATGGACTGTATTCGAGCATCATTACTGCAGGTACCCACAAAGCACCAAGTATAAAAGTTGCAGAAGCATCAAAGGCTATAGAAAATGCGCAGCGCGATGTGAATATCTCTTTTGTAAATGAGTTAGCATTGATTTTCGATAAAATGGATATTGATACAGCTGATGTAATCGCTGCAGCCGGAACGAAATGGAACTTTTTAAAATATAAACCCGGATTGGTAGGGGGACATTGCATCGGCGTTGACCCTTATTATCTTGCCTATAAATCAAATGCACTGGGCTATAGTCCACAGGTTATCTTATCTGGTAGGAGAGTGAACGAAAATATGGGTGTTTTTGTGGCGAGTAAAGTCGTAAAAATGCTGATTGCCAAGGGCTCTTCTGTAAAGGGGGAGAAGGCGCTTATTTTGGGTTTTGCCTTTAAGGAGAATTGTCCGGATGTCAGGAATACTAAAGTCATAGATATTTATACTGAGCTGCAGCAGTTTGGTATGGAAGTTCATGTTTATGATCCATGGGCCATTGCTGATGAAGTGCAGGAAGAGTATGGCATTATGCTGGAGCAGAACTTAGATGAAAAAGATTATAAGGCCATTATTATCGCGGTTGCGCATAATGAATTCCTGAATCTGGATTATGCTGCATATAAGCAAAATGGAGCGATTATCTTCGATACGAAATCCTTCATTGATCGTAGGTTTGCCGACGCGAGGCTGTAG